Genomic window (Castor canadensis chromosome X, mCasCan1.hap1v2, whole genome shotgun sequence):
GCCTAGTGAAAggcgttttttgttttgttttttaagtttaaaaaaaatccccaggaAAATGGTCAAAGGTACTACTTGATGATCGTACCATGGAAGCCAAGTGTTTTCTAAGTAACTCCAGGGCTCTGTTATTCCTTGCTTGGAGGGTTTTCTCAGCTCTCAGCTCGTTCTTGATGGCATCAAGCTCTACACGAATCTTTTCCATTTCTAACTCATAATacaatttcatttcctctttcaggAGTGCGTTTCCTAGTTCACTTTGACGCTTTAACTTCCTAACGGCTTCTTTTAGGTTTCTGTTCTCTAGGTTCAACTGGTGGATGATTTCTTTGGCTTGCTGGAGCTCTTCCATTAAGTTTTTTACGTTTGTTGCTTTTTCAGATAGGTCATTTTTTAAAGCTTGAAGTTCCCAGTCATTCTTCACAGTGTCTGGCCCTGTGTCTTGAAAATTTATGGACTTCGTGGAGCCTTCTTTTTTGGAGTTCAAAAGTTCTTTTTCAGCATTTTCAaattcctcttctattttttggCACTTTATATTCAGTTCTTCCAGTTCTTCATTCAGGAGGTTCAGGCGAACTTTTGGAGACATTCCTTCAACGGATTTCTTCCTGGTACCTTGCCGAGGTATAGTTGGTAATTCCTTTTTACTCCAGGTGGAGGAGTTTTCTGTGTTGTTAGAGCCGTCATTGGTTGTAATGTCCAAATTCGATGATTCACAGGAGGCAGAATTTGTGTCTCCTTCACTCTTTGACatgtttcttcttctctctcttaaaCTCGGCCCTTCTTCTCTTTCACTTAATTGGGAAATGTATTCTTTcctcttaaatttattttcttcttgaaactTTCTACTGGAAAAGTTATAAATTCCACCCATTCTCTTGGTCTTATCTATGGCTATTTGTTCAGAAGAAGATTCAGACACAGAAGTCTCTTCCAGAAC
Coding sequences:
- the Ccdc160 gene encoding coiled-coil domain-containing protein 160, which encodes MAVASAGQGTAACQWWPASEASGPGSLDRTHDSSSSGRRTTASSIRSWSSGRELEEVPNEMDARRKHWKENVFTPFFSAHDVLEETSVSESSSEQIAIDKTKRMGGIYNFSSRKFQEENKFKRKEYISQLSEREEGPSLRERRRNMSKSEGDTNSASCESSNLDITTNDGSNNTENSSTWSKKELPTIPRQGTRKKSVEGMSPKVRLNLLNEELEELNIKCQKIEEEFENAEKELLNSKKEGSTKSINFQDTGPDTVKNDWELQALKNDLSEKATNVKNLMEELQQAKEIIHQLNLENRNLKEAVRKLKRQSELGNALLKEEMKLYYELEMEKIRVELDAIKNELRAEKTLQARNNRALELLRKHLASMVRSSSSTFDHFPGDFF